In the Solirubrobacterales bacterium genome, GCGCTGACCAAGCAGACCGCGGCCGAGCTGACCTTCACGCTCGACCCGAACGGATCCACCGCGGTCTGCCGGATCTCGCAGTCACCGGCCGGCTGGACCGACCCGCACAGCAAGATCACCGGGATCGCCTACGACATCAACACGCCCGAACCGATCACCGACTGGGTGGCCTGCAGCAGCCCGGTCGACCTGAGCGGACTGGCTGACGGAGGCTACACGGTCGATGTCAAGCCGATCAACTACCTCGACACCCCGGGGCCCGTGGTCAGCAAGAGCTGGACCGTGGACACGGTCAAGCCGGTGGCGACGATCACCGACAAGCCGGCTGTCAACACCAGGCAGACCAGCGCCGAACTGAAGTTCACCGCGGACAAGGCCGGCAGCACCTTCGAGTGCGAGTTTGACGGCGGTCCCGCCCAGGCCTGCACCAGCCCGCAGAACTTCAGCGGGTTGAGCGACGGCAGCCACACGTTCACCGTCACTCCGACCGACCCGATCGGGAACGTCGGCGATCCGGTGTCACACACCTGGAACGTGGACACCGTGCTGCCGAACACGTCGATCGATTCCGGCCCGACCGGAACCGTGAACGTGCCGACCGCGACCCTCGAGTTCAGCGCAGACAAGGCCGGGTCGACCTTCGAGTGCAAGCTCGGCAACGGTTCCTGGGGCGCCTGCTCCAGCCCGAAGGCGTACACCGGTCTGACCGACGGCGACAAGACCTTCGCGGTAAAGGCCACCGACCCGGTCGGCAACACCGGCCCGATCACGATCCAGACCTGGACCGTGGACCTGCCGAAGTGCGCTCCCGGCCAGACCGGCACCCCGCCGGACTGTCAGGATCCGGTCTGCCCGCCCGGCAAGGTTGGCACTCCGCCGAACTGTCAGGATCCGGTCTGTCCGCCCGACAAGGTCGGCACTCCGCCGAACTGTCAGGATCCGGTCTGCCCGCCTGACAAGGTCGGCACCTACCCGGACTGCTACCCGCCCTGCCCGAGCGGAACGATCGGTACCCCGCCGCTCTGCCACGAGCCGCCGCCGGCCGTCTGCCCGAGCGGCCAGATCGGCACCCCGCCGAACTGTGTGACGCCGAAGGCGATCTTTGCCAAGCCGAAGGTGAAGGCTCCGAAACGGGTCAAGGCCGGCAAGAAGTTCAAGGCAAGGGTGAGTGTGAAGAACATCGGCAACGCCAGCGCCACCGGGATCAAGGTGTGCGTCAAGGCACCCAAACGCCTGGTTACCGGTAAGTGCGGAAAGATCACCAAGGTGGACGCCGGGCGCACCGGGACCGTGGTGCTTCAGCTCAGGGGCACGAGGGTCAAGCTCTTCAAGAAGAACGAGCAAGCCACCTACACGATCACCGTCAGCGCCGCCGGCGTGAAGAAGAAGACGTACGTCGGTCACGTCACCCTGCTGAAGTAGCAAGACGCAACCCCGGAACCCTGCCGGCGGGGTTCCGGGACGAAACGCCCGTTGGGAATGCCGCCCGACGGGCGTTTCGATTGCAGGGTGACCCGGCCCTGAGCGCCCCGGTGAAGGGCCGGGGGAGGCGCATAGCAGCCGGACCGGACACCAGCCACCGCCTGAAGCGGCGAACCGGTATTCTTCACCGGTGCCTCGTGCCCCGGCCGAGGTTTTATTTTGTCAAGGCACTGCCTGAGTAGCGAGGAAATATGGCACGCGGAGATGTCCGCATCGCGGTGACGCTTGCTTGCGAAAGCTGCAAGCGCCGCAATTACCAAACCAATAAGTCCAAGCGGAACACGCCGGACCGGATCGAAATCCGCAAGTACTGCCGCTGGTGCGGCAGCCACCAGCCCCACAAGGAAACTCGCTAGTGGCGAAATCCCGGGCACAACGGAAGGCCGAGAAGCGCGCGCGCGAGGCCGAGGAGCGGGCCAGAACCGAATCCGGTGAAGGCCGCGCCCAGCACGACACCCAGGTGGGCAAGTCGGGCGAGGTAGCCGAGGTTGAAGCGGTCGAGGCCGGCATAGCTGCCGGTGCCCGGGAGCAGGATCTGGAAACCCCCGACGCCCCGCGTCAAGGGCCTGAATCGAAGGCCAGCCGCCGGGAGAAGCGTCAGGAAGAGAAGCGCAAGAAGAGCGAACAGAAACGCCACGAGGAGCAGCAGCTGGCCAAGCGCCAGAAGCAGGCCCAGGTCGATCGGCCGCGGAGCGGCGTGGTCGCCTTTCTGTCTTCCTGTGCGGCCGAACTCCGGCGGGTGCAGTGGCCCGACCGCGACACCCTGATTCAGGCCTCGGCGGTCACCCTCGTTTTCTGCTTCGTCTTCGCGCTCTACCTGGGGCTGCTGGACCTCCTCTTCAACTGGCTCGTACAGAGGATCATCTGAGC is a window encoding:
- the rpmG gene encoding 50S ribosomal protein L33, giving the protein MARGDVRIAVTLACESCKRRNYQTNKSKRNTPDRIEIRKYCRWCGSHQPHKETR
- the secE gene encoding preprotein translocase subunit SecE; this encodes MAKSRAQRKAEKRAREAEERARTESGEGRAQHDTQVGKSGEVAEVEAVEAGIAAGAREQDLETPDAPRQGPESKASRREKRQEEKRKKSEQKRHEEQQLAKRQKQAQVDRPRSGVVAFLSSCAAELRRVQWPDRDTLIQASAVTLVFCFVFALYLGLLDLLFNWLVQRII